In Plasmodium cynomolgi strain B DNA, chromosome 6, whole genome shotgun sequence, the sequence TCATGCCCGCCCTACCTCCGAGTAAAACTGCTCGTTGTCCCTATACGCTACCACGCCATTCTCTGAGAATATGAACTCAAAGATCTCGGGGTCTTCAAACAGGGGGAGAACAAAAAGTTGTGTCGATTTTTACGCAAATATTATGTgcagtgtgtgtgtgtgtgtggggtgAACTGACGAGGTGTCTCATGGGTAATCGTTCGCGTGGCTGCACGAACGAGGCGTTCCTATCGCTTcgcttctcttttttttctttttcgccatTTTCCCTCTCCTACATTTTATCTGCTCGATGATCTTCCGGTAGTCCGACCCTCCTACCACCCCCAGGGCGATATTCCCCTTTGACTTGAGCTTGCGGAGAACGTCCACCATTCGTTCTTCGATCGGCTGTACGGGGGGAGGCAGTTGTGTGGCAGTTGTGCTATAGTTCTGTGGCAGGTGTGCTGAGTGGGCGGTAACCCCCCGTCTGATTGTAGCCATCCGAACGACTTcgagaagaagcaaaggaaGGCAGCTCCCCCTTTCGTACCGCCCTCGCGTGGGTCAGGGTCCCATCCAcatcaaacaaaaaaaaacgcttcttTTGGGAATTCATGTTTCGTCTTATTATCCACTTGGGTGGCTAAACGGGAGAAGTCGCGCAGGAGGCAGACTTTCCGCTCAGCAAAACTTGCGAACGTGGGGTAGTAGCGAATGGGGGAAGAGGACGATGGAGACGCGGACGAAGGAGACGCGGACGATGGAGATGCGGACGAAGGAGACGCGGACGAAGGAGACGCGGGCGATGGAGACGCGGACGACGGAGACGAGGACCACAGCGCGAAATGAACGAGTGAACAGACTTGCGCTGACACGGGACTCAACTATTTAACGTGCCTTGCTAAGATAACTCAAAAATTACATCCCTGTGCTCAGCTAGCCAAAGGctatgccaaaaaaaaaaaaaaaagaggccaaTCAGTTTTCCCcagcaaaagggggcacaTAACCAAGCTGTACGtgcagcgaaaaaaaaaaaaaaaagttcacctCGATTCGCTTCACTTCACATCACATCACACCACCTCAGCTTGTTCTCAAAATTTGCGCAGACGAGAGAGGTGTCCTTTCCAAAGAGCGCTTCTTATGGGCGCCCAGCTTCCTTAACCCCGTAACTCACGGGATGGATGTTCCGATGCAGGAAGCTCGGGGGGAAGTAGTTTCCTCAATCCTACACGTgcacacatacgtacacCTCGCGGGTGTCGCGCTTTTATGAGGACACGACACACAGATGGGGGTAGAGTCCCTCGTTCATGTCACCTGTCAGTTTGGTCCCCCTTGGCGAACCATGCATGGAGTCGTGGAGTTGCGAAGTTGTGGAGTCGCGCAGTCGCGCAGTCGCGTGACCTCCATCCCAACCCGTTGTCACGCGATACGGTGTGGCGCTGCCCCAGGCGAGGTTCCTTTAATCCTCCGCTAACAGATAAACACCCATCGcggaaatttgcaaaaaaaaaaaaaaaatcccccttGCACACATGACCGCAACAAacgaaaggaaggaaagggCTCCATTGCTAAAACTCCACTTTGCACACATAATAGGTTTAAGGTGGGGGCTGCTAACATACATGCCAGCGCGTCAGGCTGGCATGTGCACCTGCAGTTGGGACAGCACTCTTGGTGAACCCCTAACTCCTGCCATGCGCGCTGCGGGGGAATCTTGAGGCCACACTCCGGTTTGCCTCGAACGGGAAAAGAAGAGTCGACGCTGGCGTGAAAGGagtgaaaaagggaaagcagcCCGAACGAACAGAACAATCCCACACCTCGCGGGACTGACGTCccaatttcttcctttctttctttcgttcttcctccccttctttctttctttccttctttccttcttttcctttttttttttttttttttttacacctcGGGCGCGCAGCCCCCCCACGTGAATTGCTAGCTACATATTTGTTGCAGCCATGTGTTGTGCCCACTCGCTCGGCTACTTCGGGTTGCGGCACAGGGGGAGTGACACAAGGGGGTAACNNNNNNNNNNNNNNNNNNNNNNNNNNNNNNNNNNNNNNNNNNNNNNNNNNNNNNNNNNNNNNNNNNNNNNNNNNNNNNNNNNNNNNNNNNNNNNNNNNNNNNNNNNNNNNNNNNNNNNNNNNNNNNNNNNNNNNNNNNNNNNNNNNNNNNNNNNNNNNNNNNNNNNNNNNNNNNNNNNNNNNNNNNNNNNNNNNNNNNNNNNNNNNNNNNNNNNNNNNNNNNNNNNNNNNNNNNNNNNNNNNNNNNNNNNNNNNNNNNNNNNNNNNNNNNNNNNNNNNNNNNNNNNNNNNNNNNNNNNNNNNNNNNNNNNNNNNNNNNNNNNNNNNNNNNNNNNNNNNNNNNNNNNNNNNNNNNNNNNNNNNNNNNNNNNNNNNNNNNNNNNNNNNNNNNNNNNNNNNNNNNNNNNNNNNNNNNNNNNNNNNNNNNNNNNNNNNNNNNNNNNNNNNNNNNNNNNNNNNNNNNNNNNNNNNNNNNNNNNNNNNNNNNNNNNNNNNNNNNNNNNNNNNNNNNGCCTCTTCACCaacgcaaaatggaggacaAATTTCGCGAGGCCTTCATCCTGTTCAGCTCGTGTAACGACAAAATGGAGCTGCACCAGTTTTACGAGCTGATGCATTCCTTTGGGATTATCCTCTCCGCTGAGGAAAAGGCTGAGCTCCCCGTGGTAAGCACCGCCGCAACGAAGCACAGCAGCCCCCCTACACACACGCAAACGGGCACTTCCTCCGATAATCAGCCAATCTGCTGACCCGCTAATATGCCAATCCGCTAATCCGCTAATATGCCAATCCGCTAATCCGCTAATATGCTAATTTGCTGCCCCCCCTCAGATGGTCGACATGGAATTCTGGCTGAACCTGGCGAACAAGCACTACAACCACGAGGACCCCTTCAAGCATGTCCGTGGCTTGAGCGAGAAGAACTCCAGCGTGCAGATCAAAGTTCATAACTTCGTCGGGGTGAGTCCCCAAGCCGCGCTGCATCGTCGAGCCCGTATCGCGTGAATAGCAGCTTCTGTGTTAGCAGCTTGTGTGCTGGCGGCTTGTGTGCTGGCGGCTTGTATGTCTGCCCATGTGTGAGGCTCCACGTTGCCCCCACACTGCGCCCACCGCTCTACAACACATAAAAACAcatctctcccccccctcgcaggTAATGAAAGCGCTGGACACGAGACTCACAGATAAAGACCTGGATCTCCTCCTCAAGATAGCCAACCCTGAGAACAAAGAAACGATTGACCTGAACACCGTCTCGCAGAAGCTCTCTCAGGTTATCTAGTGCTCCCACTCAGGACtgtgtgttcttttttttttttttattttcccactCCTCCAATTCATCGCAAGTATAAC encodes:
- a CDS encoding hypothetical protein (putative) — its product is MEDKFREAFILFSSCNDKMELHQFYELMHSFGIILSAEEKAELPVMVDMEFWLNLANKHYNHEDPFKHVRGLSEKNSSVQIKVHNFVGVMKALDTRLTDKDLDLLLKIANPENKETIDLNTVSQKLSQVI